The Mammaliicoccus sciuri genome window below encodes:
- the xseA gene encoding exodeoxyribonuclease VII large subunit, which yields MDKYLSVTAITKYIKYKFDQDPHLLNVFIKGEISNFKRHSSGHLYFALKDDKGVLSAMMFKSSANQLSFNPKEGDQVLVEGRIGVYESRGAYQIYVQSMQLDGVGLLYEKFEALKKELAEKGYFDQEHKLSIPKYPKKIAVLTASTGAAIRDICSTLDKRYPLAEQVLMSTLVQGKGAKDNIINNIKEADSMDVDVIIVGRGGGSIEDLWSFNEREVVEAIYHCKTPVISAVGHETDTTLSDFVSDVRAATPTQAAVIATPDINALYQLISNARQYLTKHITQSIQQDKHKLKQLSSYYKLKTPTLLYDQETQKLDELQKQLSRNLEQTVTRNNHKLDILQNKLRITPIYNKTFQFRQDFDRLNMLQIQLVNRIISQKRQVLTSKLAQLDALSPTQIMLRGYSIIEKDDKIITSKNDLKIDDDITINLKDGKINANVKEIR from the coding sequence ATGGATAAGTATTTATCAGTTACAGCAATAACTAAATATATCAAATATAAATTTGATCAAGATCCACATCTACTTAATGTCTTTATTAAAGGTGAAATATCAAACTTTAAAAGACATTCAAGTGGTCATCTTTACTTTGCCTTAAAAGACGATAAAGGTGTACTCAGTGCTATGATGTTTAAATCGAGCGCAAATCAATTGTCGTTTAATCCTAAAGAAGGTGACCAAGTACTAGTTGAAGGTAGAATTGGGGTTTATGAATCAAGAGGTGCTTACCAAATTTATGTTCAATCTATGCAATTAGATGGTGTTGGACTTCTATATGAAAAATTCGAAGCACTCAAAAAAGAATTAGCAGAAAAAGGTTACTTTGACCAAGAACACAAATTAAGTATACCTAAATATCCTAAGAAAATCGCTGTTTTAACAGCATCGACTGGCGCTGCAATAAGAGATATATGTTCTACTTTAGATAAGCGATATCCACTTGCAGAACAAGTGTTAATGAGCACGTTAGTTCAAGGTAAAGGAGCTAAGGATAATATCATTAACAATATCAAAGAAGCTGATTCCATGGACGTTGATGTTATTATCGTTGGTCGTGGTGGTGGATCTATTGAAGATTTATGGAGCTTCAATGAAAGAGAAGTTGTAGAAGCCATTTATCATTGTAAGACGCCTGTTATTTCAGCAGTTGGTCATGAAACTGATACGACATTAAGTGATTTTGTCAGTGATGTAAGAGCTGCAACACCGACTCAAGCTGCAGTTATTGCGACACCAGATATTAATGCGCTGTATCAACTGATTTCAAATGCTAGACAGTATTTAACAAAACATATCACGCAATCTATACAGCAAGATAAACATAAATTAAAACAACTTTCATCATATTATAAATTGAAGACCCCTACGTTGCTATATGATCAAGAAACTCAGAAGTTAGATGAATTACAAAAACAATTATCTAGAAATTTAGAACAGACTGTTACGCGTAATAATCATAAGCTGGATATCTTACAAAATAAATTGCGAATTACACCAATTTATAATAAGACTTTTCAATTTAGACAAGACTTTGATCGTTTAAATATGCTTCAAATACAGCTCGTTAATCGTATTATAAGTCAAAAAAGACAAGTGCTGACAAGCAAGTTAGCGCAACTAGATGCGTTAAGTCCGACTCAAATCATGTTGAGAGGTTATTCAATCATCGAAAAAGATGATAAAATCATTACAAGCAAAAATGATTTAAAAATTGACGATGATATTACAATCAATTTAAAAGATGGTAAAATAAATGCTAATGTTAAGGAAATTAGGTGA
- the ahrC gene encoding transcriptional regulator AhrC/ArgR produces MANKTMRQIKIREIISNEQIETQEELVKRLNEYDLNITQATISRDIKELQLIKVPAPSGQYIYSLPRDRKYHPIDKLGRYLMDSFVKIDGADNLLVLKTLPGNAQSIGAIIDQIDWTEVIGTICGDDTCLIICKDTEAAEVITDRIFNML; encoded by the coding sequence ATGGCGAACAAAACAATGCGTCAGATTAAGATAAGAGAAATAATTTCTAACGAACAAATTGAAACACAAGAAGAATTAGTCAAAAGACTAAATGAATATGATTTGAATATCACACAAGCTACAATATCTCGTGATATTAAAGAACTTCAATTAATTAAAGTTCCAGCACCTTCTGGTCAATATATCTATAGTTTACCTAGAGACCGTAAATATCACCCGATTGATAAATTAGGTAGATACTTAATGGATTCATTTGTAAAAATTGACGGAGCAGATAATTTATTAGTCCTTAAAACATTACCAGGTAATGCGCAATCAATTGGTGCAATAATTGACCAAATCGATTGGACAGAAGTAATTGGGACGATATGCGGTGATGACACATGCCTAATTATTTGTAAAGATACTGAAGCAGCTGAAGTGATTACGGATAGAATTTTTAATATGCTTTAA
- the nusB gene encoding transcription antitermination factor NusB encodes MKRTELREIVFKSLYQLENNRTDLTVEEAIQYLVEDFKGEQYLYVKNFVKEVIEKKDELDEIVSPHLKNWTLDRLLKTDRIILRMATYELKYTDTPEKVIFNEAVEIAKVYSDDDHYKFINGVLSSLSKS; translated from the coding sequence ATGAAAAGAACAGAACTAAGAGAGATTGTCTTTAAATCACTATATCAATTAGAAAATAACAGAACTGATTTAACAGTAGAAGAAGCGATTCAATATTTAGTAGAAGATTTTAAAGGTGAACAATATTTATACGTGAAAAATTTTGTTAAAGAAGTTATAGAGAAAAAAGACGAATTAGATGAAATTGTAAGTCCACATTTAAAAAACTGGACATTAGACCGTTTACTTAAAACTGATAGAATCATTTTAAGAATGGCAACTTATGAATTGAAATATACAGATACACCAGAAAAAGTTATATTTAATGAAGCAGTAGAAATTGCGAAAGTATACAGTGATGATGATCACTATAAATTTATTAATGGTGTATTAAGCAGTTTATCAAAAAGTTAA
- the xseB gene encoding exodeoxyribonuclease VII small subunit — MMEELEKVVGKLDEENISLEESIELYQRGIELSSKCERKLKAAEDKVNKLVQKEGDSDESNHE, encoded by the coding sequence ATGATGGAAGAATTAGAAAAAGTCGTCGGTAAATTAGACGAAGAAAATATTTCTCTTGAGGAATCAATTGAACTTTATCAAAGAGGTATTGAATTAAGTAGTAAATGTGAAAGGAAACTTAAAGCAGCGGAAGATAAAGTAAATAAACTTGTTCAAAAAGAAGGTGATTCAGATGAGTCAAATCATGAATAG
- the accC gene encoding acetyl-CoA carboxylase biotin carboxylase subunit encodes MKKVLIANRGEIAVRIIRACRELDIQTVAIYSEADKDALHTQIADEAYCVGPTQSKDSYLHVPNIISIAKSTGCDGIHPGYGFLAENSDFAEMCEACQIKFIGPSYQSIQKMGIKDVAKEEMIKANVPVVPGSDGLVDTVRIAKKCAKKIGYPVIIKATAGGGGKGIRIARNEEELVTGFRMTQQEAETAFGNKGLYLEKFIENFRHIEIQVMGDSEGNVIHLGERDCTIQRRMQKLVEESPSPVLSEEMRIEMGEAAIRAAKAVNYENAGTIEFIYDLDAETFYFMEMNTRIQVEHPVTEMVTGMDLVKLQLKVASGETLPVTQEEVDLSGHAIEFRINAESPFKNFMPSPGKINQYLTPGGFGVRIDSACYTGYTIPPYYDSMVAKLIVHGKDRTDAIQIGKRALSEFLVAGIDTTIPFHLRLLENDVFESGDFNTNFLEIHDIINNEDK; translated from the coding sequence ATGAAAAAAGTATTAATTGCAAATAGAGGGGAAATTGCAGTAAGAATCATTAGAGCTTGTAGAGAATTAGACATACAAACGGTCGCAATTTATTCAGAAGCTGATAAAGATGCATTACATACTCAAATAGCAGATGAAGCTTATTGTGTTGGACCGACACAATCTAAAGATTCATACCTTCACGTTCCTAATATTATTTCAATTGCTAAATCAACAGGTTGTGACGGTATCCATCCCGGATATGGATTCTTAGCCGAAAATAGTGATTTTGCTGAAATGTGTGAAGCATGCCAAATTAAATTTATTGGACCTAGTTATCAATCTATTCAGAAGATGGGTATTAAAGACGTTGCGAAAGAAGAAATGATCAAAGCGAACGTTCCTGTTGTACCTGGTAGTGATGGTTTAGTAGATACAGTAAGAATTGCAAAGAAATGTGCGAAGAAAATTGGATATCCCGTTATTATTAAAGCTACTGCCGGTGGTGGTGGTAAAGGTATCAGAATTGCACGTAATGAAGAAGAGCTTGTAACAGGCTTTAGAATGACACAACAAGAAGCTGAAACAGCATTTGGTAACAAAGGTTTATACTTAGAAAAGTTCATCGAAAACTTTAGACATATTGAAATTCAAGTAATGGGTGATTCAGAAGGTAATGTTATACATCTTGGTGAACGTGATTGTACGATCCAAAGACGTATGCAAAAATTAGTAGAAGAATCGCCATCACCAGTCCTTTCTGAAGAAATGCGTATAGAAATGGGTGAAGCGGCTATTAGAGCAGCTAAAGCTGTTAATTATGAAAATGCTGGTACAATTGAATTTATTTATGATTTAGATGCTGAAACGTTCTATTTCATGGAAATGAATACGCGTATTCAAGTAGAACATCCTGTTACTGAGATGGTTACTGGAATGGATTTAGTTAAACTTCAACTAAAAGTAGCAAGTGGTGAAACATTACCTGTTACACAAGAAGAAGTTGACTTGAGTGGACATGCGATTGAATTTAGAATCAATGCAGAAAGCCCATTTAAGAATTTCATGCCATCACCAGGTAAAATTAATCAATATTTAACACCAGGTGGCTTTGGTGTGCGTATTGATTCAGCATGTTATACAGGATATACGATTCCACCTTATTACGATTCAATGGTTGCAAAGCTAATTGTTCATGGTAAAGATAGAACAGATGCAATTCAAATCGGTAAAAGAGCTTTATCAGAATTTTTAGTTGCTGGCATAGATACTACGATCCCATTCCATTTAAGATTGTTAGAAAATGATGTATTTGAGTCAGGTGATTTTAATACCAATTTCCTAGAGATTCATGATATTATAAATAATGAAGACAAATAG
- the accB gene encoding acetyl-CoA carboxylase biotin carboxyl carrier protein, with protein sequence MNLKQIKELVDVLDNSSLTEIDINDKDFKLTLKKDIKQEIIYSQGATNVVAEQPQQATQAAPQQNVEQEAPSGVTINAPMVGTFYKSPSPDEGPYVQVGSRVEVDTTVCILEAMKLFNEIQAEVSGEITEILVEDGQMVEYGQPLFKVK encoded by the coding sequence ATGAACTTAAAACAAATTAAAGAACTAGTTGATGTGTTAGATAATTCTTCTTTAACTGAAATTGATATTAATGATAAAGATTTTAAACTAACTTTAAAAAAAGATATTAAACAAGAAATCATTTATAGCCAAGGGGCAACAAATGTCGTTGCAGAACAACCACAACAAGCAACTCAAGCTGCACCACAACAAAATGTTGAACAAGAAGCACCAAGTGGTGTAACAATTAATGCGCCAATGGTTGGTACATTCTATAAATCACCATCTCCTGATGAAGGTCCATACGTTCAAGTAGGTTCACGTGTTGAAGTTGATACAACTGTATGTATTTTAGAAGCAATGAAATTATTTAATGAAATTCAAGCAGAAGTTTCTGGTGAAATCACTGAAATATTAGTTGAAGACGGACAAATGGTAGAGTATGGCCAACCGTTATTCAAGGTGAAGTAA
- a CDS encoding Asp23/Gls24 family envelope stress response protein yields the protein MAKTIENKKPSLGKIEIAPEVIEVIASIATTDIKGVSHMQSVFNKNSLEKFGKKNFGKGIKVDIKEDGIYINVYCTFDYGTKISETARKVQSEIKQALNTMTALTPKEVNVHIVNIHFQ from the coding sequence ATGGCTAAAACAATTGAAAATAAAAAGCCTTCTTTAGGTAAAATAGAGATTGCGCCAGAAGTTATTGAGGTCATTGCGAGCATTGCGACTACTGACATTAAAGGTGTATCTCATATGCAATCCGTTTTTAATAAGAATTCCTTAGAAAAATTCGGGAAAAAGAATTTTGGAAAAGGTATTAAAGTCGATATTAAAGAAGACGGCATCTACATTAATGTCTACTGTACATTTGACTACGGTACAAAAATTTCTGAAACAGCACGTAAAGTACAATCAGAAATTAAACAAGCATTAAATACGATGACGGCATTAACACCAAAAGAAGTTAATGTACATATCGTTAATATACATTTCCAATAA
- the dxs gene encoding 1-deoxy-D-xylulose-5-phosphate synthase — protein MDVSKIKNPSFLKDLSHQELEQLSSDIRKFLIETCSVTGGHIGANLGVVELTLSLHKHFNSPVDKILWDVGHQTYIHKILTGRGHEFNSLRQYKGLCGFPKMKESEHDVWEAGHSSTSLSAAVGMAKARDILGQDHHVVPVIGDGALTGGMALEALNHIGHDKTNLTIILNDNEMSIAPNVGAMHNMFARIRSNQNYNRFKFDAESLINRLPGGDLLKESADKIKDSLKYLVVDGIFFEELGIKYIGPVDGHNFKALDEAITVSKQMDKPVLIHVVTKKGKGYKPAEKDVIGTWHGLGPYKLETGEVIKGNAEGPAWSALMSDEVLAYAQQDKRIVAITPAMPIGSKLTKFQQTLPEQFFDVGIAEQHAVTMAAGLATQGMKPYVAIYSTFMQRAYDQLLHDVDRQNLNVLFGVDRAGLVGADGETHQGVFDVGFLSQFPNFTIMMPKDGNEAKNMIKSAFKTDHGPMAIRYPRGNAPLLDDSKDSELLKIGSWNVERNGDDLTIISYGPTVSLVTELADELLKEDIHINIINARFIKPMDYEMLHNLGKASKPILTVEEAMLTGGLGSQIATFMKDNDYHNIMRRIGINDTYIEHGDVGLLLEDIGISKSNIISTVKSLIK, from the coding sequence ATGGATGTTTCAAAAATAAAAAACCCATCCTTCCTCAAAGATTTATCTCATCAAGAACTTGAACAACTGAGCAGTGACATTAGGAAATTTTTAATAGAAACTTGTTCAGTAACTGGCGGACATATTGGGGCAAATTTAGGTGTGGTTGAATTAACATTGAGCCTACATAAACATTTTAATAGCCCTGTAGATAAAATATTATGGGATGTTGGACATCAAACATACATTCATAAAATATTAACCGGAAGAGGCCACGAATTTAATTCTTTGCGACAATATAAAGGATTATGTGGTTTTCCTAAAATGAAAGAATCTGAACATGATGTATGGGAAGCTGGACATAGTTCAACTTCTTTATCTGCTGCTGTGGGGATGGCAAAAGCAAGAGATATATTAGGACAAGATCATCATGTTGTACCTGTAATTGGTGATGGTGCTTTAACAGGTGGTATGGCATTAGAAGCATTAAACCACATAGGACATGACAAAACGAATTTAACGATTATTTTAAATGATAACGAAATGAGTATCGCACCAAATGTCGGTGCAATGCACAATATGTTTGCAAGAATACGATCAAACCAAAATTATAATCGCTTTAAATTTGATGCTGAAAGTTTGATTAACAGATTGCCTGGTGGAGATTTGTTAAAAGAGTCCGCGGATAAAATTAAAGACAGTTTAAAATATTTAGTCGTAGATGGCATCTTCTTTGAAGAACTCGGCATTAAATATATTGGGCCAGTAGATGGCCATAATTTTAAAGCATTAGATGAAGCGATCACCGTTTCTAAACAAATGGACAAACCTGTTCTCATACACGTTGTCACTAAGAAAGGGAAAGGTTATAAACCTGCTGAGAAAGATGTAATTGGGACTTGGCATGGTTTAGGACCATATAAACTTGAAACGGGTGAAGTGATAAAAGGAAATGCTGAAGGTCCAGCATGGAGTGCTTTAATGAGTGATGAAGTATTAGCTTATGCGCAACAAGACAAACGAATTGTTGCAATCACGCCAGCTATGCCTATTGGATCAAAATTAACTAAATTTCAACAAACGTTACCTGAACAATTTTTTGATGTAGGTATTGCTGAACAGCATGCTGTTACGATGGCAGCAGGATTAGCGACACAAGGCATGAAACCATATGTCGCAATCTATTCAACTTTTATGCAACGTGCTTACGATCAGTTGTTACATGATGTAGATCGTCAAAACTTAAACGTATTATTTGGTGTTGATCGAGCTGGACTTGTTGGAGCTGATGGAGAGACACACCAAGGTGTATTTGATGTTGGCTTTTTAAGTCAATTTCCTAACTTTACAATCATGATGCCTAAAGACGGAAATGAAGCGAAAAATATGATCAAAAGTGCTTTTAAAACTGACCATGGTCCAATGGCGATTAGATACCCAAGAGGAAATGCTCCGTTACTTGATGATTCTAAAGATAGTGAATTACTCAAAATAGGATCTTGGAATGTTGAAAGAAACGGTGATGATCTAACCATTATAAGTTATGGACCAACAGTCTCACTTGTAACAGAGTTAGCAGATGAATTATTGAAAGAGGACATCCATATCAATATTATTAATGCTCGGTTTATAAAACCTATGGACTATGAAATGCTTCATAATCTCGGTAAAGCGTCTAAACCGATCCTGACAGTTGAAGAAGCTATGTTGACTGGTGGTTTAGGAAGTCAAATTGCTACTTTTATGAAAGACAATGATTATCATAATATTATGCGCAGAATAGGCATAAATGACACGTACATTGAGCATGGTGATGTAGGTTTATTATTAGAAGATATTGGTATCTCTAAATCAAATATCATATCTACTGTCAAATCTTTAATAAAGTAG
- a CDS encoding polyprenyl synthetase family protein, giving the protein MSQIMNSYVDKFTESLKQTKLDSVVNTQLEESMRYSLLAGGKRIRPVLLLMTLSMLKTDINKGMETAKALEMIHTYSLIHDDLPAMDNDDYRRGMETNHKIYGDATAILAGDALLTKAFELITKDTYIEADDKVKLIRLLSESAGHQGMVGGQVLDMESENKEISLDTLRKIHRYKTGALIRFSVVAACTLAKVNSKTFLLLDSFSQELGLIFQIKDDLLDIEGDFDKIGKSVGSDVANHKSTYVSLLGKTNTKVALEQHVNQALYLLEQLEDQYNTEELKSLTKLFANREN; this is encoded by the coding sequence ATGAGTCAAATCATGAATAGTTATGTAGATAAGTTCACTGAATCACTTAAACAAACGAAACTAGATTCAGTTGTAAATACACAATTAGAAGAAAGTATGCGCTATTCTTTATTAGCAGGTGGTAAGCGTATTCGTCCTGTACTATTATTAATGACGTTATCGATGTTAAAGACAGATATTAATAAAGGAATGGAAACGGCAAAAGCACTTGAAATGATACATACATATTCCCTTATACATGATGATTTACCAGCCATGGATAACGATGATTACAGACGAGGAATGGAAACGAATCATAAAATCTATGGTGATGCGACTGCAATCTTAGCTGGTGATGCATTATTAACAAAGGCTTTTGAACTGATTACTAAAGATACATATATTGAAGCTGACGACAAAGTGAAATTGATTAGATTGCTTTCTGAATCAGCAGGCCATCAAGGTATGGTTGGTGGACAAGTGTTAGATATGGAAAGTGAAAACAAAGAAATTTCGCTAGATACTTTACGCAAAATCCATAGATATAAAACTGGCGCATTGATACGTTTTTCTGTCGTTGCAGCCTGTACGCTCGCTAAAGTTAATAGTAAGACATTTTTATTACTTGATTCATTTAGCCAAGAATTAGGATTAATATTCCAAATTAAAGACGATTTACTAGATATTGAAGGGGATTTCGATAAAATAGGTAAGTCGGTTGGTAGTGACGTCGCGAATCATAAGAGTACTTATGTGTCTTTATTAGGTAAGACGAATACTAAAGTTGCTTTAGAACAACATGTGAATCAAGCGTTATATTTACTTGAACAATTAGAAGATCAATATAACACTGAAGAACTCAAGTCTCTCACAAAATTATTTGCAAATAGAGAAAATTAA
- the recN gene encoding DNA repair protein RecN produces the protein MLQALTIKQFAIIESLEINFSGGLTVLSGETGAGKSIIIDAIGQLVGARASQSFVRHGEQKATIEGVFDIDNVPNVNKILSELDIDFDEDFLFVKREIFASGKSICKLNNQNVTLSDLKIVMQELLDIHGQHETQILLKPKYHLSLLDDFADGTYQAEIDQYDETFQSYRLKKQELEKLESQDQALLQRLDLIKFQRDELQDANLKEDEIDFLNQEIKKLQNHEKINESLNKAHMLLSSEENITDKIYELNQEIQHINDIIPDKYTAFSEELDQMYYTLEDYKHELYNELTSNDFDESLLNEYESRLNVLTDLNRKYGKSIPELIKYRDKIDDEIYKIENYEQSTSQLREEINDLYTNVVKYGEALSTKRRQVALDLRDRLVEEVQNLHMQDANIEITFTKTKPTQYGLEEVEFLISPNKGEPLKSLNKIASGGELSRIMLALKSIFVSSKGQTAILFDEVDTGVSGRVAQKMAEKMHQIAQTLQVICISHLPQVAAISDNHLYIAKKTVNDRTTTSIKQLDGEDKIDEIARMISGVEVTELTRQHAKEMIIQNKNLK, from the coding sequence ATGTTACAAGCACTTACAATTAAACAATTCGCTATAATTGAATCTTTAGAAATTAATTTTTCAGGTGGACTAACTGTTTTAAGCGGTGAAACTGGTGCTGGTAAATCTATTATTATAGATGCTATTGGTCAGTTAGTAGGTGCAAGAGCCTCACAAAGTTTCGTGAGACATGGAGAACAGAAGGCGACAATTGAAGGCGTATTTGATATTGATAATGTACCTAACGTCAATAAGATCTTAAGTGAGTTAGATATCGACTTTGACGAAGATTTCCTGTTTGTAAAAAGAGAAATCTTTGCTTCAGGGAAAAGCATATGTAAATTAAATAATCAGAATGTAACGCTATCTGATTTAAAAATTGTCATGCAAGAATTACTTGATATTCACGGGCAACATGAAACACAAATATTACTTAAGCCTAAATATCATTTATCCTTGTTAGATGATTTTGCTGATGGTACTTATCAAGCTGAAATTGATCAATACGACGAAACTTTTCAATCTTATCGCTTAAAGAAACAAGAACTTGAAAAGTTAGAATCTCAAGACCAAGCATTATTACAAAGATTAGATTTAATAAAATTCCAACGAGATGAATTACAAGATGCGAATTTAAAAGAAGACGAAATTGATTTTTTAAATCAAGAAATTAAGAAACTACAAAATCACGAAAAAATAAACGAAAGTCTTAATAAAGCACATATGTTATTGAGTAGTGAAGAAAACATTACTGATAAAATTTATGAGCTTAATCAAGAAATTCAACATATCAACGATATAATTCCGGATAAATACACTGCTTTTAGTGAAGAATTAGATCAAATGTATTACACTTTAGAAGACTACAAACATGAATTATATAATGAGTTAACGTCTAATGACTTTGATGAATCTTTACTAAATGAGTATGAGTCTAGATTAAATGTACTCACAGACCTCAATCGTAAATATGGCAAAAGCATACCTGAATTAATCAAATATAGAGATAAAATTGACGATGAAATTTATAAAATTGAGAACTACGAACAAAGTACATCTCAATTACGTGAAGAAATTAATGATCTTTATACAAACGTTGTAAAATACGGAGAAGCACTATCGACTAAAAGAAGACAAGTTGCGTTGGATCTTAGAGATAGATTAGTTGAAGAAGTACAGAATTTACACATGCAAGATGCGAATATAGAAATTACATTCACTAAAACGAAGCCTACTCAATATGGCTTAGAAGAAGTAGAATTCTTAATCAGCCCCAATAAAGGAGAACCATTAAAAAGCTTAAATAAAATAGCTTCTGGCGGCGAACTATCAAGAATAATGCTTGCGTTGAAAAGTATATTTGTTTCTTCAAAAGGACAAACAGCAATATTATTCGATGAAGTAGATACAGGTGTATCTGGTAGAGTCGCACAAAAAATGGCTGAAAAAATGCATCAAATTGCGCAAACACTTCAAGTGATATGTATTTCGCATTTACCTCAAGTTGCAGCAATTAGTGATAATCATTTGTATATCGCTAAAAAAACCGTAAA